A single genomic interval of Spinacia oleracea cultivar Varoflay chromosome 6, BTI_SOV_V1, whole genome shotgun sequence harbors:
- the LOC110803255 gene encoding uncharacterized protein encodes MAEVRSQDDLLMLTDDKQLRKLAKLLRNQEEPLSFSINSEPDRAKFLEECNDAYDIVIILLQNSTDLRNKHEAARASNSKKADIATDIQDYVKYGINLGLQCIQNCGMRVTVVEKLKTHFDDLSTELNMADSRDMNDFESLAEEVSYHKNSMWEYTTNMRSKTSRAQSKAYSDVLKLQGIEFPSLVDRHKNMLGYKDEFEFLEEDQKLEVYNSIIEESGRAKMPAIYRRSKTRATSAGGIATMAVTAGMMAWDIFTSEHKLETVLTTGVSLLSGAVSYAVNVAVSSAVGSVVANTQLGILLVSSAGFVVGALVGILFAAATGAILAAILGTGGKVPQNLDNLKFYSATMPNGMALANEISHG; translated from the exons ATGGCCGAGGTACGATCACAGGACGATCTTTTGATGTTGACGGATGACAAACAGTTGCGGAAGCTTGCAAAATTACTAAGGAACCAAGAAGAGCCGCTGAGTTTCAGCATAAATTCGGAGCCAGATCGGGCAAAATTCCTGGAAGAATGCAACGATGCATATGATATAGTGATTATACTACTACAAAACAGCACTGATTTGCGCAACAAGCATGAGGCGGCAAGAGCCAGCAACAGCAAGAAAGCTGACATAGCCACAGATATTCAGGATTATGTCAAGTATGGTATTAATTTGGGACTGCAGTGTATTCAGAACTGCGGTATGCGTGTTACTGTCGTCGAAAAACTTAAGACGCATTTTGACGACCTGTCTACTGAACTTAACATGGCCGACTCTAGAGATATGAATGATTTTGAAAGTTTGGCTGAGGAAGTGTCGTATCACAAGAATTCTATGTGGGAGTATACAACCAACATGAGAAGTAAAACATCCCGCGCTCAATCAAAGGCTTATTCTGATGTACTTAAGCTGCAAGGCATTGAGTTTCCTTCCCTTGTTGACAG GCACAAGAACATGCTTGGATATAAGGATGAATTTGAGTTTTTGGAAGAAGACCAAAAGCTTGAG GTGTACAATAGCATCATCGAGGAATCAGGGCGTGCAAAGATGCCAGCCATTTACAGGAGGAGCAAGACTCGGGCAACATCAGCAGGTGGAATAGCAACAATGGCTGTCACTGCGGGCATGATGGCTTGGGATATATTCACATCTGAACACAAGCTTGAGACCGTGCTTACCACTGGCGTATCATTGCTGTCAGGAGCAGTCTCTTATGCTGTAAATGTGGCAGTTAGTTCGGCAGTGGGAAGCGTGGTAGCAAATACACAATTGGGAATTCTTTTGGTTTCATCGGCTGGGTTTGTGGTTGGTGCTTTGGTTGGTATTCTATTTGCTGCAGCAACTGGTGCTATTCTTGCAGCTATACTAGGGACTGGCGGTAAGGTTCCCCAAAACttggataatctcaaatttTATTCAGCTACCATGCCTAATGGCATGGCCCTTGCTAACGAGATCTCACACGGTTGA
- the LOC110803254 gene encoding pentatricopeptide repeat-containing protein At1g28690, mitochondrial, whose product MRRTNISQVRSFCFSYLHVPKFQFSSSITAPAAACSSDSTSISLSTTLQQYINSDSPSHGLKIHSHILKAGCQINKNITIKLLILHLKSGFMKYARKLLEEMPDPSLSAYNYMLNAYVKHGKVMETFDLVRQMCNSDEKPDSFTHSLVLKAWASIPAPLFLTCDIGRQVHAQILKYDSVVDVVLFATLIDMYVKSERLGYARCVFDSMLVKNAICSTSLISGYLKCGNMEDAELLFQEIVDKDVVVFNAMIEGYSKSVDTAEKSLGIFIEMQRQSYLPTISTFASLIGACSLLTFVETGQQVQSHLMKTRYFTDVKIGSALIDMYSKCGRTDDARQIFNYMPEKNIFSWTSMIDGYGKNGKPYEVIEMFGKLRQETQIKPNYITFLCVISACTYAGFVDKGWEIFESMERNYSLKPRMEHYACMVDLLGRSGNVEQAWEFVMRMPGKPNSDVWAALLSSCKLHGELEKASIAADELFKMCADGRPGSYIALSDSLATAGKWDSANKVRELMKRRGISKDTGLSWTGTKDGLKRFDAGLR is encoded by the coding sequence ATGAGAAGGACCAACATATCCCAAGTTAGATCTTTTTGCTTCTCATATTTGCATGTGCCGAAATTCCAATTTTCCAGCTCAATTACTGCACCAGCAGCTGCCTGCTCTTCAGATTCAACTTCTATTTCACTGTCAACCACTCTTCAACAGTacattaattcagattcaccgTCACATGGCTTAAAGATTCATAGCCATATTCTGAAAGCAGGTTGTCAAATTAATAAGAACATTACCATCAAACTCCTCATACTTCATTTGAAATCCGGCTTTATGAAATATGCAAGAAAGTTGCTTGAGGAGATGCCTGACCCATCTTTATCTGCTTATAATTATATGCTTAATGCTTATGTAAAGCATGGAAAAGTTATGGAAACATTTGACTTGGTTCGACAGATGTGCAATTCTGATGAAAAGCCTGACAGCTTTACGCATTCATTGGTATTGAAAGCTTGGGCTTCAATACCTGCTCCCTTATTTTTGACCTGTGACATAGGAAGACAGGTGCATGCTCAGATTCTAAAATATGACAGTGTTGTGGATGTTGTTCTTTTTGCTACCTTAATAGATATGTATGTTAAATCTGAAAGGCTTGGTTATGCTAGGTGTGTGTTTGATTCGATGTTGGTAAAGAATGCCATATGTTCTACTTCACTGATATCCGGTTACTTAAAATGTGGTAACATGGAGGATGCTGAGTTACTTTTCCAGGAGATAGTTGACAAAGATGTTGTGGTATTTAATGCTATGATTGAAGGTTATAGCAAATCAGTAGATACAGCGGAGAAATCGCTTGGAATTTTTATTGAGATGCAAAGACAGAGTTATTTACCTACAATTTCCACTTTTGCCAGTCTTATTGGAGCATGTTCTCTGTTGACATTCGTTGAAACTGGTCAACAAGTACAGAGTCATCTAATGAAAACTAGGTATTTTACTGATGTGAAGATTGGGAGTGCTCTAATAGATATGTATTCAAAATGTGGGAGAACTGATGATGCGCGTCAAATATTTAATTACATGCCTGAAAAGAATATATTCTCTTGGACTTCCATGATTGATGGGTATGGAAAGAATGGGAAACCCTATGAAGTTATTGAAATGTTTGGTAAATTGAGACAGGAGACTCAAATAAAACCCAATTATATTACATTCTTGTGTGTTATCTCGGCGTGCACATATGCTGGATTTGTAGACAAAGGGTGGGAGATCTTTGAAAGCATGGAAAGGAACTATTCATTGAAGCCTCGCATGGAACACTATGCTTGCATGGTGGATCTTTTAGGGCGCTCTGGAAATGTAGAGCAAGCATGGGAATTTGTAATGAGAATGCCAGGAAAACCTAATTCTGATGTCTGGGCTGCTTTGCTTAGTTCATGTAAATTGCATGGTGAACTTGAAAAGGCAAGTATAGCTGCAGATGAACTTTTTAAAATGTGTGCTGATGGGAGGCCGGGTTCGTACATTGCCCTATCAGACTCTCTGGCTACTGCTGGAAAGTGGGACTCTGCAAATAAAGTCAGGGAACTGATGAAGCGAAGAGGGATATCAAAAGATACGGGCTTGAGTTGGACAGGAACCAAGGATGGGCTGAAACGGTTTGATGCTGGTCTAAGATAA